The DNA region CATAGCATTACCATCCCGGCATTATTTATCGCTGGATGGTTGTTTGTCAGCACAGGTTTGGCTTACGACGTATTTGGGACTCCCCGTCCGAATGAGTACTATCCTGCGGATCAGGTGAAGGCTCCGATCGTGACCAAGCGGTATGAAGCCAAACAACAGATTGAAGAATTTCTTCAAAAGTAGATTTAGTTAACTTCTGAGCAATATGACTAGCAATACCCCCAATCAACCTGTTTCTTATCCCATTTTTACGGTGAGATGGCTGGCGGTTCATACCCTGGCTATTCCAACTGTTTTCTTCCTGGGCGCGATCGCCGCCATGCAGTTTATTCAAAGGTAGGCAAAGCTGTGGAAAGAACTCCCAATCCCAATAAGCAACCCGTAGAGTTAAACCGGACTTCCCTGTACCTGGGCTTGCTGCTGATTTTTGTGCTTGGCATTCTGTTTTCCAGTTACTTCTTTAACTAAACCAAGTCCAGCTAGAGAACGGTCGTTTTCCTATAAGGGAAACTACGGTTCTGAACTTGGACAAGGTTTAACTGGATCAGGCTGGATTCATTGCAATTGCTTCTGTTCTTTGGATTCTTGCATTATATAGGAGGTAAATCTCGTGCTGACTTCTGGAAGAATTCCCCTCTGGATTGTCGCGACGATCGCTGGCATCGGTGTCCTGACGGTGTTAGGTCTCTTCTTTTATGGGGCTTACGCTGGTTTAGGTTCTTCAATTTAAACTTGCCCAAGTCCAGAAGTATGTTTCTCCTACAGGGAACTCATTTAGCTGGACTTGGTTTAAGAGCCTCTTTGGTGATTTTGAATAATGCTTTTTTAGAGACGTGAAGCTTCAGCATTGTTTGAGCGATCGCGTCTCTTGTATTACAGATCTTTAGACGATCGTGAAGATATTAAAAACCGCCTCTTCAAGTGGAGAAGCGGTTTTTTTAAGGTTAGTTGGTTGTGATGCAAGCAGAAACTTTAGATTCCGCTAGATTCCGCTCGGATCTTCCCGCTCGATATAGAGGAACAGGAGACCAAAAACAATTGCAGGCAGTAGCCAGCAGACAACAGGAATCAAAATCCAGGGTAAGAACGAAGCTGCGTATGAACCGGTCATAACGAAGTTTCCTATCTGTATGATTTCAGTATGAACTGTTCAGACTCTACTGCGAAGTGGCGCTTCATTGGTGAGTTCTAAAAATTCTTAATAATCTACGGACTGTTCTACGGCGATTTTCAGACGAGTGAACTACAGCCCTGGGATTGGGGACTGGAGTATAGGGTGTGGGGCGTGGTGAATCTGCTAAGAGAAACTACGGTTCTAGACTGGGACAAGGTTCATGTATGGCAATCCAGGATAGTTTGAATAATTTCTGCTACGGCTTGGGGCTGTTCCAGCATGGCTAAATGCCCGCAGTCAGGAATTTCAAAAACGTTGGCGGCACTGTCTTGAAATAGAGCATGGAAGCTCGCTAGGTGTCTGACATACTGGGGTTCCATGATTGAATCCTGAGCACCCGCGATAAAGTAAAGCGGTTGGTGCAGTTTGGCTACGAGTTGAGGCAGTCGATGCACTTCAGCTTCAGTCGTAGATTCTAATAAAGCCCCTAGAGCAGCATCGGGATGGGCCATCACAAAATCAATTAGTCGTTGTCTTGCCCAGTTACGAGGGAGCGATCGCGCGGTTCCTGCCTTTAAGAAGATCAGCTCTATGCCAGGAATCTGAGCCAGCCAACGAGGACGCAGTTTGACAATTTGTTGACCAATCGTGCGGAAGCGATCGAACTCTTCTTTGAGATAAATTCCCCCGCCCGCATTTATACAGATCACGCCCTGCACCTGTTCGGGAAATTGATAGGCTCCCCACAGAGCAATGCTTCCGCCCAGGGAATGGCCCACCAACCAAACTCTGGACAGGTGCAGCCGCTCCAACAACTGGCCCAGATCTTGAGCGTAGGAAGCCAGACTATAGCTGACTAAGGGCAAAACGTCTTCAACCCCTGCAGGCAAACAGGAACCTCCAAATCCCCTGAGATCATAGGCTAAGCATTGATAGGTGGAAGCCAATTGATCTATCAATGGGTGCCAGTATTGCCGACTCAAGAGCCAGCCATGAATAAAAACTAATACATCAGGAGAGCGGGTTGCAGGCGTGAGATCGTAACTGTGGGGAATGCCTGAAATATCAATAGTTGGCATCTACCTATCCTATCAGGAGGGAAACAGTTCCTGGCATACGGCCTATCGCAACGTTCGTTCATCCTGACGGTTGACAGCGTGATGGGACGTAATTTCTAGAATAGAAGTGCAGTTCAAGGGTGGGTTAGTCCCCTGATCTCCAATCTCTCACCTTAAAAAACTCCGTAAAAAATCTTGTCCTCCTCGTTTATTCGCTAGGGTATCCAGCAATACCCTGGCTATCTTCTTAGGAATCTATGCATTAGGATCGATACATTCTTAGTTGCCGGAATTCTTCCGCGGCAATAAATCAGTCTGTTAAGTGCAGTTTCTGGTACAGCTTAGCCCCTGGTTTTTCAGTACTATGGCTGGTCAAGTTGTGAAGGAGAAATGGGAATCCCTCTATGCAAACGCAACCGATGCAAACTCAAGATATCAATTTTCAAAATGCCAACATCAGGGTTGAAGACGATCGCACAGGCTTAAGTGTCGAGGCGTTAAAGCGGGCATTCCTGGATAATCTCTTCTACATTCAGGGGAAGTTTCCCGCGATCGCAACCCGCAATGACTACTACATGGCTCTGGCCTACACGGTGCGCGATCGCCTGTTTCGGCGCTGGATTAATACCGCAGAAGTCTATACCACTCAGGGATCGCGCACTGTCTGTTACTTCTCGGCTGAATTTCTCATGGGGCCACACCTGGGGAATAACCTGATTAACCTGGGAATTTTCGATCAGGTGAAACAGGCCATGCAGGAATTGGGCCTGGATCTGGATGAATTAATGGAACAGGAAGAAGAACCGGGTCTGGGTAACGGCGGCTTAGGGCGGTTGGCCGCCTGCTATCTGGATTCGATGGCGACCCTGGAAATTGCGTCGATCGGCTATGGAATCCGCTACGAATTTGGTATTTTTGACCAGGACATTCGCGATGGCTGGCAGGTCGAAAGTACGGATAAGTGGTTGAGTTATGGTAATCCCTGGGAAATCAGCCGTCCAGAGTGGGAAGTCCAAGTCAAATTTGGCGGCTACACGGAAGCCTTTACCAATGAGCGGGGCCAATACCGGGTGCGCTGGGTGCCGGATAAAGTAGTGCGCGGGGTACCCCACGACACTCCCATCCTGGGCTATCAGGTAAACACCTGTAACACCTTGAGATTGTGGTCATCAGAAGCGATCGAATCTTTCGACTTCACAGCGTTTAATGCAGGGGATTACTCCGGTGCGGTCTACAAAAAGATGGAATCGGAAAATATCTCCAAGGTGCTGTACCCCAACGACAACATGACCCAGGGCAAAATCCTGCGTCTGGAGCAACAATTTTTCTTCGTCTCCTGCTCCCTGCAAGACATGATCCGCATCCTGGAGCGACAAAACATTTCCCTCGATCGCTTCCATGAGAAGTTTGTGGTGCAACTGAATGACACTCATCCTTCGATTGCGATCGCAGAACTGATGCGCCTGCTGATGGATGAGCATGGTATGGAGTGGGATCAAGCCTGGAACATCACCAGCAAGACGTTCGCCTACACTAACCACACGCTCTTGCCAGAAGCCCTGGAACGCTGGCCGATCGGCTTATTTGGCAAACTGCTGCCCCGCCATCTGGAAATTATTTACGAAATTAACAGTCGCTTCCTGGATGAGGTGCGCCTCAAGTATCCCGATGACATCGCCCGGATTAATCGCATGTCCCTGATTGACGAAAGCGGCGAACGCTATGTGCGGATGGCGAATCTGGCCTGTGTCGGTAGCTTTGCGATTAACGGGGTCGCGGCCCTGCACACCGAATTGATGAAGAAGGATGTCTTGCACGACTTCTATGAGCTGTATCCAGACAAGTTTAATAACAAGACGAATGGAGTCACACCCCGACGCTTCATGGTGCTCAGCAATCCCCGTTTGTGCCGTTTAATCACCAGCAAAATTGGGCATACCTGGGTGAAGCACCTGGATGAATTGCATCAACTGGAAGCCTATGTGGATGATCCTGAGTTCCGAGCAGAATTCCGGCAGATCAAACAGGCGATTAAACAAGATCTGGCCCAGTACATCAAAGCAAACTATGGTCTTGAAGTAGATCCAGCTTCAATGTTTGACATTCAGGCCAAACGGATTCACGAGTACAAGCGGCAACACCTGAATGCCCTGCATATCATCACGCTGTACAACCGGATCAAAGCCAATCCCGACATTGATATCACCCCCCGCACCTTTTTGTTTGGCGGCAAGGCGGCTCCCGGCTACTTCCTGGCGAAGCTGATTATTAAGTTCATCAACTCGATCGGGGATGTAGTCAACCGCGATCCCGATGTGCGAGGACGGTTAAAAGTTCTATTCCTGAAAGACTACAGCGTTAAATTCGCTCAACGGGTCTATCCCGCTGCCGATCTGTCCGAGCAAATTTCTACGGCTGGCAAGGAAGCCTCCGGCACGGGCAACATGAAGTTCGCCATGAATGGGGCGCTGACGATCGGCACCCTGGATGGGGCCAACGTGGAAATCCTAGAAGAAGTGGGAGCCGAAAACTTCTTCCTGTTTGGCATGACGGCGGAGGAAGTGTACGCCAAACGAGCCGCAGGCTATAACCCGATGGAATATTACGAAAGCGATCCCGAACTGAAACTGGTGCTCGATCGCGTGGCTTCCGGGTTCTTCTCCCACGGGGATGTCAACCTGTTCAAACCCCTGATTGACAACCTGCTATACAGCGATCCCTACTTCCTGCTGGCCGATTATCGCTCTTACGTAGACTGTCAGGATCGGGTCAGTTTGGCGTATCGCAATCAGGATCACTGGACTCGTATGTCCATTCTGAACACCGCTCGGATGGGCAAGTTTTCCTCCGATCGCTCGATCCAGGACTACTGTGACGACATTTGGAAAGTTCATCCGATCAAGATTGAACTGAGAGATTACGTACAGGGAGGATGTGGCTTTGACGGCAGCACTGATTGCAAAGTCGTTTTTTAACTTCCGTTCTCATGAGTCTTAGACTTTACCTGCTGCGGCATGGAGAAACGGAGTACAGCCAGGGAGGGGGCTATTGCGGCACCCTGGATCCGGAACTGACTCCAGAAGGGGTGCAGATGGCCCAAGCCTTTGCTGATGTCTATGCCTCCCTTCCCTGGGAAGCGGTATATGCCAGTCCCATGAAACGAACGATTGCTACGGCCAGACCTTTATGTGAAGCCACTGGCCTGGAAATGCAACTCCGGGAGGGCTTGAAGGAACTGGCCTATGGTGATTGGGAAGGAAAAACACCGGAGGAGGTGAGGGCAGATTACGAAGAGGACTATATTCATTGGCTTACGGAACCCGCCTGGAACCCGCCAACCGGGGGAGAAACCGCCGTTCAACTCGCCAGTCGATCGTCCTTAGTGATCACAGAAATTCAGCAACACTACCCCACCGGAAATGTTCTGGTTGTCTCCCATAAAGCCACCCTGCGCGTTATCCTCTGTAACCTGCTGGGCATTGACCTGGGCCGCTACCGCGATCGTATCAATGTGCTGGCCGCCTCTCTGAGCATTGTCAAATTTGACCGCTATGGCCCGTTACTGGAAGTTCTGGGCGATCGCTACCATATTCCTGAGCCTTTAAGGAGTAGACCAGGGACGTAGAAGGTTGGGAGATTGGGGATCAGGGGTTAGGGATTAGGGATTAGGGATTAAGTGAGGAGTGATGGGTGGATGGATCACTCAAAACTTAAAACTCAAAACTGTTCACTATCTACCGTCTACTCAAGTCTTTAACGTGATTCTTCATGTTCCCAATCATTTATTCGGATCAGTTTTTGTTACACGATCCAGGCGAGTTTCACCCAGAAAGTCCAGATCGTTTAACTGCGATCAAGTTGGCATTAGAAGCTGTACCCTGGGCAGACCAGTTGACATGGCGGCTCCCCTCAGGGGACTCTGCGCGTTCGTCCAGCGATCTGATTTCCCTGGTACAGGCGGTTCATGCTCAAGCATACATTGACCATGTGCGGGATCTGGCAAACCGGGGAGGTGGTGAACTGGACAGTGATACTGTGGTTTCTCCGCAGACCTATGAAGTGGCGTTGCTGGCGGTGAGTGCCTGGCTGGATGGTGTCGATGCTGCTCTGGCAACAGGGGAGCCAGTCTTTGTGTTGGCTCGTCCGCCGGGGCACCATGCCTTGCCGGAGCGGGGAATGGGGTTTTGCATTTTTAACAATGAGGCGATCGCGGCCCTCTATGCTTTACAACAACCCGGTGTGAATCGAGTTGCGATTCTGGATTGGGATGTGCATCATGGCAATGGTACGCAGGTGATCGTGCGCAATCATCCCCACATTGCCTACTGTTCCTTGCATGAATCACCGTTATTTCCAGGCACGGGCAATGTTCACAATCATGGACCGCACCACAACGTGCTGAATCTGGCCATCCTGCCGGGAAGCACGATCGCAGTTTACCAACCGTTGTTTGAGCAACAAGTCATACCATTTTTAACGCACTTTCAGCCTGACCTGTTGCTGGTCAGTGCTGGCTACGATGCTACGGCGGCTGATCCCCTTGCAGATATTTGTCTCCAACCCCAAGACTATGGTGTGTTTACAAAGTATTGTTTACAGATTACCCGGCGGATTGTATTTGGGCTAGAAGGAGGGTACAACCTGGATAGCCTGGCTCGGTCGGTTGTTGCGACGATTGAGAGTTGTCTGAAATAAGCAGCTTATGGCCATTTTCATTGGCATTCACCACACGCTCGCCTGAATTTGCCTGTTGAATTGTTTTTTATTTTTCAAGGGGAAACATCATGTTACAAGCAACGATCGAATCTATTCTGCAAGAAGAGCGGTTATTTCAGCCCCCGGCTGATTTTTCCCAGACCGCCCGGATTAACAGTCTGGAAGCGTATCAACGCCTCTATCAACAGGCGATCGCTGACCCCGAAACCTTTTGGGCAAACCTGGCAGCCCAGGAGTTGCACTGGTTTCAAAAATGGGAAAAGGTGCTGGACTGGCAACCCCCCTTTGCTCAGTGGTTTGTGGGCGGCCAGCTGAATATGTCCTACAACTGCCTGGATCGACATTTGACGGATGGACGGCGGGACAAACTGGCCCTGATCTGGGAAGGGGAACCTGGTGATGGGCGCACCTTCACCTACGCTCAACTGCATCAGGAAGTCTGCCAGATGGCCAATGTGCTGAAACAATTGGGGGTGCAGAAGGGCGATCGCGTCGGCATCTACCTGCCCATGATCCCGGAGGCCGCGATCGCCATGCTGGCGTGTGCTCGCATCGGTGCACCCCATACGGTTGTTTTTGGCGGGTTTAGCGCCGAAGCCCTGAAAAGCCGCCTCCAGGATGCCCAGGCAAAGCTGGTCATCACGGCTGATGGAGGGTGGCGCAAAGATGCGATCGTCCCCCTCAAAGATCAGGTGGATCGGGCACTCGCCGACCAGGCCGTACCCAGTGTTCAGCATGTGTTGGTGGTTCAACGCACGGGACAGGAGGTGAGCATGACTCCAGACCGCGATCGCTGGTGGCATGAGTTACAAGCTACAGCCTCCTCCGACTGTCCAGCAGAACCCATGGACAGCGAAGACCTGTTGTTCATCCTCTACACCTCTGGCACCACGGGCAAACCGAAAGGCGTTGTGCATACCACAGGCGGTTACAACCTGTTCAGCCATATCACTGCCCAATGGATTTTTGACATCAAAGATAGCGATATTCTCTGGTGTACTGCCGATGTAGGTTGGATCACGGGACACAGTTATGTGGTCTATGGGCCCCTGTCCAATGGGGCCACCACCCTGATGTATGAAGGCGCTCCCCGTGCTTCTAATCCGGGCTGTTTCTGGGATGTGATTGAGAAATATCGGGTGACTATCTTCTATACTGCCCCGACGGCCATTCGATCCTTTATCAAAACGGGTGAAGCTGTACCGGCAGCCCGAGATTTATCCTCTTTGCGGTTATTGGGATCGGTGGGTGAACCGATCAATCCCTCTGCCTGGATGTGGTACTACCAGGTGATTGGTGGTGAACGCTGCCCGATCGTCGATACCTGGTGGCAAACAGAAACGGGGGGGATCTTGATTTCTCCCCTACCAGGTGCCATCCCCACTAAACCGGGTTCAGCGACGTTGCCCTTTCCTGGCATTGTTGCAGATGTGGTAGACATGGAAGGAAATCCCGTGGGAGCCAATCAGGGTGGTTATCTGGTGATTAAACAGCCCTGGCCTGGAATGCTGCGAACGCTATACAACAGTCCCGATCGCTACCGCACCACCTACTGGGAGCCAATTCCACCTAAAAACGGAAACTACCTTTACTTCACGGGTGATAGTGCCCGTAAAGACAGCGATGGCTATTACTGGATTATGGGTCGGGTGGATGATGTGATTAAGATCGCCGGACATCGCCTGGGCAGTGCTGAAATCGAATCTGCCCTGGTGGCGCATGAGGCAGTCGCAGAAGCCGCCGTGGTAGGCAGACCAGAAGAAAGCAAGGGCGAAGAAATTGTGGCCTTTGTCATCCTGGAGGATGGTTATGTGCCCTCAGACGCACTTGTGCAAGAACTGAAGCAGCATGTGGTGGCAACCATCGGGGCGATCGCCCGTCCCAGCGAAATCCGCTTTGGTGATGCCCTGCCGAAAACTCGCTCCGGCAAAATTATGCGGCGAGTTTTGCGGGCACTGGCAAGCGGCGAGACAGTTGCAGGTGATATTTCCACCCTGGAAGATCACAATGTTCTGGAGCAACTGCGGGCATAGATCTGATCCCCAATGTGCAACGTCTGGTGCTTATCCTCGATACCCCGATCGGTGTCGTTATGCCAGCCTTGGGCAATGACGACTGATTCAGTGCCAACTTACTTTTGGAATTATGCTAAAGAATCTCTATATTGCCGCGATCGAACCTAGTAGTGGCAAGTCTCTGGTGCTCCTGGGTCTGATGGAACTGCTCTCAAAGCGGGTGCCCAGGCTGGGCTTTTTCCGACCTGTGATTCATGACGGCCATCGTGCCGATAATGACATCGAGTTGGTGAGCAGTCGCTATACACCGGGATTTCCCTACACCGCCTATTTCGGCATGACTCACACCCGAGCGCGACGGTTAATTGCCGATGGACAGTTTGATGAATTGCTGCAAGAGGTGATTGAGAAGTACAAATCCCTGGAGCGGCAGTGCGACTTTGTGGTCTGTGAAGGTGTTAATCCTACCGACATCGATCCGGCACTGGTCGATAACTTTGATACCCAGATGGCCAATCATTTAGCGGCACCCATCCTGGCGATCGCCAATGCGGATGGCAAGACCATCGAGGAAATCATAGCCAACGTGCGAACGGAACATGAAGCCTACCTGGCAGCAGGCTGTACAGTTATGGCCACGATTGTCAACCGGGTTGCAGCGGCCCAGGTGAACCTGGTGCGAGAACGCCTGGAGAGCCTGTGGCCGGGAGATAAGCTGGTGTTTGTGCTGCCAGAAGAACCCCTGCTGACCCAACCGACGATCGCTGAGATTTCCCAAGCCTTAAATGCCAACCTGGTGTACGGCGATCAGGAGCAACTGAACCGCGAGGTATCGGGTTGTAAGGTGGCGGCGATGGAAGTGCCCAACTTCTTGACCTGGATTCAGGAAGGCAACCTGGTGATCACTCCCGGCGATCGTGCCGATATCGTTCTGGCTTGCTTTGCCAGTTCCCTCTCCAACCATTCTCCCAGCGTCTCCGGCATTGTCCTCACGGGGGGATTGGCCTTAGCGCCTGCCCTCAAACAACTGATGGAGGGGTTAAGTCGTTGGAATATCCCCATTCTCAGTGTAGAAACGGACACCTACACCACCACTCAACAGGTCAATACCGTGCGGGCAGACATCAGGCCTGATAACCAGCGCAAAATCGCTTCCGCCCTGGGCGTGTTTGAGTCGAATGTGGATACGGCAAAACTGGCAGAACGGATTACTGTGTCCCATTGCGATCGCATGACTCCATTTCTGTTTGAGTACGAACTGATTGAACAGGCACGGGCACAAAAACAGCACATCGTTCTGCCGGAAGGGACGGATGAACGAATTTTACGGGCGGCGGAAATTTTATTACGGCGACGAGTGGTGGATATTACGCTGTTAGGCAATGTGCAAAAGATCCGGGAAGCGATCGCCGCTCTGGATGTGAAATTGGATGGAGCCAATCTGATCGATCCCGTGCAGTCGGATCAGTTTGAAGACTATGCCCGCACCTATTACGAACTGCGGAAGCATAAAGGCATCACCCAGGATTACGCCTATGACGTGATGCGAGATGTCAGCTACTTCGGCACCATGATGGTCTACAAAGATGTGGCCGATGGCATGGTCTCCGGGGCACTGCATACCACTGCTCACACGATTCGTCCGGCCCTGGAATTTATCCGTCCTGTCCCTGGATGCTCGATCGTCTCCAGCGTCTTCTTCATGTGTTTGGAGGATCGTGTCCTGGTCTACGGTGACTGTGCCGTGAATCCCAATCCCACTGCTGAACAACTGGCCGATATTGCCATTAGTTCCGCTCAAA from Leptodesmis sichuanensis A121 includes:
- a CDS encoding alpha/beta fold hydrolase, translated to MPTIDISGIPHSYDLTPATRSPDVLVFIHGWLLSRQYWHPLIDQLASTYQCLAYDLRGFGGSCLPAGVEDVLPLVSYSLASYAQDLGQLLERLHLSRVWLVGHSLGGSIALWGAYQFPEQVQGVICINAGGGIYLKEEFDRFRTIGQQIVKLRPRWLAQIPGIELIFLKAGTARSLPRNWARQRLIDFVMAHPDAALGALLESTTEAEVHRLPQLVAKLHQPLYFIAGAQDSIMEPQYVRHLASFHALFQDSAANVFEIPDCGHLAMLEQPQAVAEIIQTILDCHT
- the pta gene encoding phosphate acetyltransferase; the encoded protein is MLKNLYIAAIEPSSGKSLVLLGLMELLSKRVPRLGFFRPVIHDGHRADNDIELVSSRYTPGFPYTAYFGMTHTRARRLIADGQFDELLQEVIEKYKSLERQCDFVVCEGVNPTDIDPALVDNFDTQMANHLAAPILAIANADGKTIEEIIANVRTEHEAYLAAGCTVMATIVNRVAAAQVNLVRERLESLWPGDKLVFVLPEEPLLTQPTIAEISQALNANLVYGDQEQLNREVSGCKVAAMEVPNFLTWIQEGNLVITPGDRADIVLACFASSLSNHSPSVSGIVLTGGLALAPALKQLMEGLSRWNIPILSVETDTYTTTQQVNTVRADIRPDNQRKIASALGVFESNVDTAKLAERITVSHCDRMTPFLFEYELIEQARAQKQHIVLPEGTDERILRAAEILLRRRVVDITLLGNVQKIREAIAALDVKLDGANLIDPVQSDQFEDYARTYYELRKHKGITQDYAYDVMRDVSYFGTMMVYKDVADGMVSGALHTTAHTIRPALEFIRPVPGCSIVSSVFFMCLEDRVLVYGDCAVNPNPTAEQLADIAISSAQTAQTFGIEPRIAMLSYSTGDSGQGEDVDKVKTATRRVQELRPDLKIAGPIQYDAAVDESVARTKLPNNEVAGHATVFIFPDLNTGNNTYKAVQRSANAVAIGPVLQGLKKPVNDLSRGCTVPDIVNTVAITAIQAQAVKQGGY
- a CDS encoding photosystem I reaction center subunit VIII, whose protein sequence is MTGSYAASFLPWILIPVVCWLLPAIVFGLLFLYIEREDPSGI
- a CDS encoding histidine phosphatase family protein; amino-acid sequence: MSLRLYLLRHGETEYSQGGGYCGTLDPELTPEGVQMAQAFADVYASLPWEAVYASPMKRTIATARPLCEATGLEMQLREGLKELAYGDWEGKTPEEVRADYEEDYIHWLTEPAWNPPTGGETAVQLASRSSLVITEIQQHYPTGNVLVVSHKATLRVILCNLLGIDLGRYRDRINVLAASLSIVKFDRYGPLLEVLGDRYHIPEPLRSRPGT
- a CDS encoding glycogen/starch/alpha-glucan phosphorylase; the protein is MQTQDINFQNANIRVEDDRTGLSVEALKRAFLDNLFYIQGKFPAIATRNDYYMALAYTVRDRLFRRWINTAEVYTTQGSRTVCYFSAEFLMGPHLGNNLINLGIFDQVKQAMQELGLDLDELMEQEEEPGLGNGGLGRLAACYLDSMATLEIASIGYGIRYEFGIFDQDIRDGWQVESTDKWLSYGNPWEISRPEWEVQVKFGGYTEAFTNERGQYRVRWVPDKVVRGVPHDTPILGYQVNTCNTLRLWSSEAIESFDFTAFNAGDYSGAVYKKMESENISKVLYPNDNMTQGKILRLEQQFFFVSCSLQDMIRILERQNISLDRFHEKFVVQLNDTHPSIAIAELMRLLMDEHGMEWDQAWNITSKTFAYTNHTLLPEALERWPIGLFGKLLPRHLEIIYEINSRFLDEVRLKYPDDIARINRMSLIDESGERYVRMANLACVGSFAINGVAALHTELMKKDVLHDFYELYPDKFNNKTNGVTPRRFMVLSNPRLCRLITSKIGHTWVKHLDELHQLEAYVDDPEFRAEFRQIKQAIKQDLAQYIKANYGLEVDPASMFDIQAKRIHEYKRQHLNALHIITLYNRIKANPDIDITPRTFLFGGKAAPGYFLAKLIIKFINSIGDVVNRDPDVRGRLKVLFLKDYSVKFAQRVYPAADLSEQISTAGKEASGTGNMKFAMNGALTIGTLDGANVEILEEVGAENFFLFGMTAEEVYAKRAAGYNPMEYYESDPELKLVLDRVASGFFSHGDVNLFKPLIDNLLYSDPYFLLADYRSYVDCQDRVSLAYRNQDHWTRMSILNTARMGKFSSDRSIQDYCDDIWKVHPIKIELRDYVQGGCGFDGSTDCKVVF
- the psbF gene encoding cytochrome b559 subunit beta; this translates as MTSNTPNQPVSYPIFTVRWLAVHTLAIPTVFFLGAIAAMQFIQR
- a CDS encoding photosystem II reaction center protein L — encoded protein: MERTPNPNKQPVELNRTSLYLGLLLIFVLGILFSSYFFN
- the acs gene encoding acetate--CoA ligase; amino-acid sequence: MLQATIESILQEERLFQPPADFSQTARINSLEAYQRLYQQAIADPETFWANLAAQELHWFQKWEKVLDWQPPFAQWFVGGQLNMSYNCLDRHLTDGRRDKLALIWEGEPGDGRTFTYAQLHQEVCQMANVLKQLGVQKGDRVGIYLPMIPEAAIAMLACARIGAPHTVVFGGFSAEALKSRLQDAQAKLVITADGGWRKDAIVPLKDQVDRALADQAVPSVQHVLVVQRTGQEVSMTPDRDRWWHELQATASSDCPAEPMDSEDLLFILYTSGTTGKPKGVVHTTGGYNLFSHITAQWIFDIKDSDILWCTADVGWITGHSYVVYGPLSNGATTLMYEGAPRASNPGCFWDVIEKYRVTIFYTAPTAIRSFIKTGEAVPAARDLSSLRLLGSVGEPINPSAWMWYYQVIGGERCPIVDTWWQTETGGILISPLPGAIPTKPGSATLPFPGIVADVVDMEGNPVGANQGGYLVIKQPWPGMLRTLYNSPDRYRTTYWEPIPPKNGNYLYFTGDSARKDSDGYYWIMGRVDDVIKIAGHRLGSAEIESALVAHEAVAEAAVVGRPEESKGEEIVAFVILEDGYVPSDALVQELKQHVVATIGAIARPSEIRFGDALPKTRSGKIMRRVLRALASGETVAGDISTLEDHNVLEQLRA
- a CDS encoding histone deacetylase family protein translates to MLHDPGEFHPESPDRLTAIKLALEAVPWADQLTWRLPSGDSARSSSDLISLVQAVHAQAYIDHVRDLANRGGGELDSDTVVSPQTYEVALLAVSAWLDGVDAALATGEPVFVLARPPGHHALPERGMGFCIFNNEAIAALYALQQPGVNRVAILDWDVHHGNGTQVIVRNHPHIAYCSLHESPLFPGTGNVHNHGPHHNVLNLAILPGSTIAVYQPLFEQQVIPFLTHFQPDLLLVSAGYDATAADPLADICLQPQDYGVFTKYCLQITRRIVFGLEGGYNLDSLARSVVATIESCLK
- a CDS encoding photosystem II reaction center protein J, with amino-acid sequence MLTSGRIPLWIVATIAGIGVLTVLGLFFYGAYAGLGSSI
- the psbE gene encoding cytochrome b559 subunit alpha, translated to MAGTTGERPFGDIITSVRYWVIHSITIPALFIAGWLFVSTGLAYDVFGTPRPNEYYPADQVKAPIVTKRYEAKQQIEEFLQK